The following DNA comes from Pyxidicoccus trucidator.
CGGAGCGCCTGCTCCGCGAGAATCCGGACGCTCCGGGCCCGGTGCCGGCGGAGCTCGTCACGGCCTCGGCTTCTGGCCTGGACCCGCACTTGTCGCCGGAGGCTGCGCGCTGGCAGGCGCCGCGCGTGGCCCGGGCGCGCGGGGTGGCGCCGGAGCGGTTGCTGGCGTTGCTGGACTCGCACGTGGAGGGGCGCACCCTCGGCGTGCTGGGCGAGCCTCGTGTCAATGTGCTGCTGTTGAACCTGGCGATGGACCGGCAGTTCGGCCAGCTCCCGGCAGAGCCTGCAAGAGGCACGGGTGCGGGCCTCGGAGGCGAGGCGGCGCCCGTGGGCCCGGGGGGCCGGTGAGGCGCGGCACTCAGCCCATGCATTCCGCGCGGCCCGGGGGCATTCTCCGTGTGGCCCGCTCCCGAGGGGCCCGAGGATGACGATGACGCGGCGCACGCGCGCGGAGGACTTCCTGGAGCTGGTGGAGCGGGGCCGGCGCGGCCGGCTCAAGCTGTACATCGGCTTCGCGGCCGGCGTGGGCA
Coding sequences within:
- the kdpC gene encoding potassium-transporting ATPase subunit KdpC encodes the protein MVSNLVTALRTCVVTLVLTGLLYPLAVTGVAQLLFPGEANGSWVKDEQGRVVGSALIGQGFTRPGYFQPRPSAAGAGYDGAASSGSNLGPTSLKLKERVAAEAERLLRENPDAPGPVPAELVTASASGLDPHLSPEAARWQAPRVARARGVAPERLLALLDSHVEGRTLGVLGEPRVNVLLLNLAMDRQFGQLPAEPARGTGAGLGGEAAPVGPGGR